Genomic DNA from Sphingobium sp. V4:
ATGCGCGCCAACGCATCGTAGATGGAGCTGTCGCCATGCGGGTGATATTTACCCATCACCTCACCGACCAGACGGGCGGACTTGCGATAGGGACGATTGTAGACGAAGCCCGATTCCTGGGCCGAGAAGAGAATTCTGCGATGGACCGGCTTGAGGCCGTCGCGCACGTCCGGCAGGGCGCGGGCGACGATGACCGACATGGCGTAATCGAGATAGCTGGTCTTCATCTCCTCGACGATGGAGATGGGACTGATGTCCGAAGGGTCGGCGAGGACAGTCTCGTCGGTCAAAGCGATTCTCTTTTTTCAGGATGATGATGTGCTGCCCGATCCCTAGCCCAGCGAAACAAATCTGTCACCCCTCGCGCGCGCTCGCGCGCCTGCGCGCGCAGCCTAGGCAGTATGTGCCCGCTCATGGCCGCTAACGGAACGAAGGCGACGCATAACGGTTGCAAATCGTGCCGATTTAGGCTTGTTCAATGCCCATTCACGCGTCGCCCCCTAATCGGCGCTTAACCCCGAAAGGTCGCCTGAGTCCCCTGTCAGGCACGCAAAGGAGATGAGGATCATGCGTTTTGTTACCCCGGTGGCGCTCGCGCTGGCTCTGGCGCTGACGGGCGGCGCCGTTTCGGCACCCGCCTTTGCCGCGAAGAAGGAAGAGAAGAAGGCTGGACCGAAGCTCAACGTCTCCCCCGACGTGATCAAGGCTTTGCAGGCGGCGCAGAAGGCAGCGGAAGCGCAGGATTTCGCGGGTGCAAAGGCCGCGCTGGCCGAAGCCGACAGCAAGGCGCAGTCGAACGACGACAAATATCAGATCGGCGCGATCAAGCTGAACACCTCGATCGCGGCTAAGGATAATGCCCTTCAAGGCGAGGCGCTGGCCCAGATGCTCGACAGCGGCCTGACGCCGCCGGAACAGGCGGGCCAGTTCAATGCGGTCGCTGCCGATCAGGCCTTGGGCGCGAAAAATTATGACCTCGCCATCCAGCGGGCCGAGGCGGCTCTGGCCGCCGGATACAAGCCTGCCGCGGTGAATCCGACGCTTGCCCAGGCCTATTTCGGCAAAGCGGGGACGGCCAACGCTTCGGCTGAACCGGCACGCGGCTTCAACCAGAAAGGGCTTGCCGCGCTCAAGGCTGCTGCGGATGCCGCGAAGGCTTCGGGGCAGCCCGTGCCGGCGCAATGGTACCAGATTGGCGTGGGCCGCGCCGAAGCGGCGAAGCTGCCGGAAGTGACGGAATGGGCGAAGATGGCCTATCAGGCCGAGCCGAGCGGGCAGAATCTCCGCACGCTCGTCCGCCTCTTCCAGCGCGCCAATCCCGCGATTTCCAACCGCGAAAATCTGGACGTGCTTCGCCTGCTGGGGGCTTCCGACGGGCTGGTGATCGCGGCCGACTACACCGAATATGCTGAGATGGCGTCGAAGACCGGCATCTACGGCGAAGTGAAGTCGATCATCGACAAGGGCCGTTCGAAGGGCGTGCTGAGCGCCAGCGCGGGCGCCGATGTCTACCAGACCGCCGTGCCCAAGATCGCCGGCGACAAGGGTTCTCTCGGTTCTGCCGAAGCCGACGCGAAAAAGGCGGCTAACGGCAAGATCGCGGCGGCCACTGCGGATGCGTATCTCGGCTATGGCGACTATGCCAAGGCGGCGGCGCTGTTCGAACTGGCCAAGCAGAAGGGCGGCGTCGATGCGGATGAGGTGAATACCCGCCTTGGCATCGCCAAGATGATGGGGGGCGACACGACCGGTGCGAAGGCAGCGTTCCAGTCGGTCCAGGCCGGATCGCGCAAGCAGATCGCCGACCTTTGGCTGGCCTATCTGGGCACCAAGGGCGCCTGATCCTGCCACGCGCTGCCGCCTCCACGGCGGCAGCGCCGCGCTGTATGTTGCAATGATGCCGGCAGGTTCCGGTCTGGATATGGGGGAGGCCAGGACGGCCATGCGTGTATCGACGGTTATTTCGTGCGGCCTGTCCGTGGCGGCGGCGGTAATGCTCGCTGGCACGCCTGCTCTGGCTAAGAAGAAGCTGGTGGTCGCCGGCCCGCCAATCACGATGTCGGACGCGTTTCGTGCCAATGTGCAGTCCGCCGAAGCGGCGCTCAAGGCAAGGGATGTGACGACGGCGGCGACGCATATCAACGCTCTGATGCCGACGACCGATTTCGAGGCCTATGCCGCAGCCGGCCTTCGCTATCAGCTTGCGGTGCAGCGGCGGGACGTGCAGGCCCAGCGGATCGCGCTGACCGATCTGTTCAAGACGACCGCCGTTCCCCGGACAGATGCTCCCCGCTTGCGCTACATCGCGGGCTACCTTTCCTATGTCGTGGGCAATTATGATGATGCCCTGGCCCAACTCGATTACGCCAAGACGCTTGGCTATGACGGCGTGGATGCGACGATGCTGAGGGCGGACATCGCCATGCGGCGCAACAAGCCGAAGGACGCCCGTCCCTATTTGCAGGCAGCCATCGTGCAGAAGCGCGCTTCTGGCGAACCCGTTCCGCTCCCCTGGATCGACCGCAGCATCGCCATGGCCTATCAGGCCGGGGACTGGGCCGAAGTCAGCCAGCTATACCGCGAGCGGCTCGCGCGATCGTCCAGTCCGGAGGACTGGCGGTCGGCACTGACCAACTATCTGTCCGTCGGCAGCCTGGAGTCCCAGGCCCAGCTTGATCTCTACCGGTTGCAGGCGGCCAATGGGGCGATGGCGAGCGAGCGCGACTATCAGAACTATGCCCAGTTGGCGGAAAAGGCCGGCTATTATGCTGAAGCCAAGGCCATCATCGAGTCCGGGCGCAAGGCCGGCAAGCTGACCCCGACTCAGGCGGTCACGAGCCAGTTGCTCAAGAGCGTGACCCCCAAGGCCACCAAGGAAATTGCGGGCTTGCCCGCACTGGCGAAGAAAGCAGCCTCCGCATCGACCGGCAAGGATGCGCTGGCGCTGGGGGACAGCTACGTGTCGCTGGGTCAATTTCCGCAGGCGGTCGAGCAATATCGCCTGGCCTTGACCAAAGGTGGCGTCGATGCCGGACGGGTCAATGCCCGGCTCGGCATGGCGCTGGCACGATCAGGCGACCTGGCGAGCGCCCAGACCGCACTCAGTCAAGCTGGCAATGGCGACTGGGGGAATGTTGCAGGATTCTGGTCGGTCTGGATCGACCAGCAAAGCAAAAAGGCGGCATAAATCCGCCTTTAACCTTCCGCTGCCGGCTCAAACCGGCAGCGGCACGCCCGGCAGATTCTTTGACGTGCGGATGGTGAGCGACGTCTTCACGCTCACGACATTGGGGGCCGGCGTCAGCTTGGACGTCAGGAACTGCTGGAAGCTTTGCAGATCCTTGGCCACCACCTTGAGAATGAAGTCGATTTCACCGTTCAGCATGTGACATTCGCGGACTTCCGGGAGGCCGGCGACATGATCCTGGAACGCCTTGAGATCGGCTTCCGCCTGGCTCTTCAGACTGACCATGGCAAAGACTGTGATGGTGTAGCCCAGCATCGCCGGGTCGACCACGGCATGATAGGAGGTAATGGCCCCAGCCTCCTCCAATGCGCGCACGCGGCGCAGGCACGGAGGCGCCGTCAGGCCCACTTTCCGGGCCAGTTCCACATTGGTCATTCGTCCGTCCTGCTGCAACTCTCCAAGGATCTGCAGGTCGATGTCGTCGATATTCGGCCCGGCCATTATTCCGATTATTTCCTGTCCTGTTTGAGAGGCTCATCATAATAATGTTTCAGGACAATGCAATTGTCCCACTATGCGACGTTGCGTTTCTGTCGCGACACCGACTCTCTTTCCCTTTTCGTAACGAATGCCTATCCATAGCATCTGCAACGGAGCGCGCGGTCTGACCCCAGGTCGGTCCAGCGCCGCATATGGGGATTTCGGGTGCGGTTCAACGATCTCATGCTTACGGTGCTGGCGGCGGATGACCCCAGTGGCCCGAATGCGGTGACGTTGTGGCGCCAGTGCGTAGACCTGCTTGCCCAGCAGGATCGGGCGGATCGCGCGCCGATGGCGCCTGAAGAAAAGTCCGCGCTGCTCGACCGGCTGAGCGGATTGCGGCCCAAGCTCAGCGAGGCCCAGCGAATCGCAACCGTGGTCGAACTCGGACGGCGGCTGCGTTCGACGGCACTGGTGTCCTTTTTCGGAAGCGATCGACCGTCCATCGCGGCCGCCGCGATGGCGCGGGCGGAACTGCCTGACGACGCATGGGCGAGTCTTTTGCCGGAACTCACGCCCACGGCTCGCGGCGTGTTGCGCGGCCGCCGCGACATGGGGCCGGCGACGCGGCAGGGCTTGGAGGCATTCGGTCCCACCGATCTCGTCCTCACCACCGCGCGGCAGGACATGGTGGGCGACCCCGCCCTGTTACTGACCGGTGAAATGGCCGCGGTCGAGGCAGATGGCGCACCGGAAATGCGGAGCGCAACAGTCACGCCCTTGCGACCACCCGCTCGCGGCGAGGACCAGATCCGTAACCTGGTGGATCGCATCGCGCAATTCACCAGCACGCGGCGGCCAACGCCCGAGCCTGCGCCGGCACCCGAAGAGACCCGGCCTGCCGCGCGCGCCTTCGCCTTCGAAACCGACGCAGCCGGCGTGATCCTGTGGATAGACCAGGGTCCGCGCGCGGCATTGATCGGCCTCTCGCTGGGAGAAGCCGTGATGGAAGGCGGTAGTGGACCGGACGGTCATGTCGCGGGCGCTTTTGCCCGGCGCAGCGCCTTCCGCAATGGCCGCTTCAGCATTGTCGGAGGCGCGATGGACGGGGAATGGCGGCTGTCGGCCACGCCGTTCTTCGATCCGCGTTCGGGACGTTTCCAGGGCTATCGCGGCCAGGCGCGCAGGCCTTATCTGCATGAAGTTGCCACGCCGCCGGAATCGCCGCCAATCACTGGCCTGTCGGCTGATTCGCTGCGCCAACTGGTGCATGAACTGCGCACGCCGTTGAACGCCATATTGGGCTTTGCCGAGATCATCGAGCAGGAACTGTTCGGCCCGGCGGGTGACGCCTATCGCGATATGGCGGGCAAGATCGCGGTCGATGCCCGCCATCTGCTGACCGCATTCGACGATCTGGACCTGGCGGCGCGCGCGTCGCGCGGCGATGAACCTGCCGCTCCCTGCCTGATCGATTCCGCGCATCTGGTCATGCAGGTCGCTGCCCGCTTTCGCGAACAGAGTGGAGCGGCACTGCCCGCGCCGCTCGACATCGCCATAGCCCCGAATTTGCCACCGCTGCTGATCGATCCGGTCCAGGGCGAGCGCATGGTGCAGCATCTGTTTCGCACATTGATCTCCGTCTCGCCGGCGGGTGAGGCCGTGACGGGAGCCTGCTGGATGCGTCCAGACGGCGCGCAAGGCCGCATCGTGCTCGCGGTCGACCGGCCGTCCAGCCTCGTCGGCCTAGAAGAGAGGCAGCTGCTAGATCCGGGCTATGGTGCGGATGGCGAGTGGGCGGACGGGCCATTGCTGGGCATCGGCTTTTCGCTGAGACTCATCCGCAGTCTGGCCAGCAGCTGCGGCGGCGGTCTTGAGATCGAATCCGGCCGCCTGCTGCTGGTCCTGCCCGCCGCATCGGCGGCGAACGACGCGGCGGATCTGGGCTGACACACAATCAGCGAAACTCTCTGGCAACCATTGGCCGCTAGGGACGTGTCATGACTGCTTCCGTACATGACGGCAATCTGCTGGCGCAGCCGCTGGTCGAGGATATGATCCACCTCGATCCCGCGTTCGGGACACGCTTCATGCTCTTCATCGATACCGAGGAAGAGTTTGATTGGAATGCGCCGTTCAGCCGCGCAGATCATGCCGTTTCGGCGCTCGACGGTATGGCGCGCGGTCAGGCCTTTTTCGCGGCGGCCGGCGTCAAGCCTGTCTACGTGACCGACTATCCCGTAGTAGAATCAGACGCGGCGGCCGCTATGATGGGGGAATGGGCAAGCGACGGAGCGGCCGATATTGGCGCCCATCTCCATCCGTGGGTCAATCCGCCCCATGTCGAGGATGTCAATGCGGCCAACAGCTATGTCGGCTTTCTGCCCGAGGCGGTCGAGCGCGCGAAACTCGAAGCGCTTTGCCGACGACTGGAGGAACGCTTCGGCGTGCGTCCCACGGCCTATCGCGCGGGGCGTTATGGCGTTGGGCCAAACAGCGCCCGCTTACTGGAGGAAGCGGGTTTCAGGCTCGACAGTTCAGTTCGCAGTCGGTTCGATTACAGTGCGCAACATGGTCCCGATTTTCGCGGCCTGCCGCAAAATCCCTATTGGGCCGGACCCGCGCGCACTCTGGTAGAATTGCCGCTGTCCACAGCTTTTGTTGGAATGATGCGCGGGGGCGGGGAGCGATTCTATCGGGCGGCCCAAAGCATGGGCCCGATTGCCGGCGCCCTGTCGCGCGCGCGGATGTTGAGCCGGGTGCCGCTAACCCCGGAAGGCGTCCCGGTACATGACGCCATAGCGGCTATCGACGCGCTGATCGAGGAACGCGCCAGGGTTCTCAATTTCAGCTTCCACTCGCCCACGCTCGAACCGGGACACACGCCCTATGTCCGCACCGAAGCGGACCGAAGCGCTTTTTTCGCGTGGTGGGACGCCATATTGACCCATCTCGCCAGGCGCGGCGTTCGCGCCGCCAGCCTCGGCGAATTGCTCGCGGCCATTCCTGCGCGCAGGAAGGCTTGCCAAGCGGCGTGATGCTGCCTAATCCCGCCGATGTTCAAGGGTGGGGCCTGTAGCTCAATGGTTAGAGCTGGCCGCTCATAACGGCTAGGTTGCGGGTTCGAGTCCTGCCGGGCCCACCATGAATTTCAGGGAGCTGGCGATTTTGCGAAGCTTGAGACGTTTAGCGCAGCTTCTCGATCCGCACGACCGCCCCCTGCTTCACCCAATAGTCAAACCCACCCCAGCGGATCCGGTCCGAGCAGGCCGCCGCCAACTGCATCCCCAAATGCGTCCAGCACACGGCAAATGGCGCCAATATGTCCCACCAGAGCGATCGGCGGGCCGCCTGCACCTGCTCCGGTTCCAGTATGTCAGCGATGATCCGCGCCCGCACCAATGCCCTGCCCGCCGCCGCCCCGTAGCCGATCATGACTGCGGGCCAGCCGCCATACAGCAACGCCCACAACCAAAACGCCGACTGGACCGCGACCAAGGCGGTCGCCAAGCGCCACATGCCCGCGCTGTTGGTGATGACATGCCGATATTGTCGAACGCCGAAGGCCAGCGCCCCACTCGCCTGCAACGGGCTCGCCACCAGCAAGTCCCGCACCGGCCGCAGCCGCAGCTTCGCGCGCCAACCGGCCAGCCCAACTGCCATGTCGTCGGACAGCCGCCCCGCCAACGCCGAATCCAGGTCCAGCCGGTCCGCCACCGCCCGCGATATCGCCATCGCGCCGCCCCAGGGCATGGTCGCGTTGGCCGACCGCGGCAGTGTCGCTAATTGCATCTCCACCGCGCCGACCAGCGCCGCGACCATGTTGCGTTCGGGGAGTAGAAGCCGATAGCCGGTGACGATGTCCGCCTTGTCGCGGACCAGCGGGAAAAGCAGCCGTCCGACCAGCCGCGTCGGCGGATCAATGTCGGCATCGATGAACAGCAGCCAGCGATCCTCTGGCCGCAAAGCGCGTAGCGCCGCGCGCAACTTGTGCACCTTCTGGCCTTCATCCTGCGCGATTCCGGCGGCGACGATCTGCACCCAGCCGCCTTCCCGCGCCGCCAGCGCGTCGGCCGCCGGACAGGCGCCCGATGTCGCAATCAGCAAACGAAAAGCCGCGCTTTGCGCTTTCAGTCGCGCGATCAGTACCGGTCCGCCATCCCAGTCGTCGCGGACGCTCAGAATGGCCACTGCGCCATCGGGAGCCTCGATCTTCCGGTCTGTCGGCACATGGCGCAGATACAGCGCCACCCCCATGAGGGTCAGCGCCTGAAGCAGCGCCCATATCCAAAGCATGATCGTCACGGCGCTGCGCCCCTTTACCGTCTCAACTGCTGCTGTATGACGCTATCTTCATGCTCTCCAACCCTTTTCTCTTCATGCTGCTTCGCCGGTTGCCGGCCACCCCGGCATCATGGCTTGGAGGGTGGCTGTCATCCCGCATCGCACGCCCGCGCATGAAGTTGCGGGATGCGCGCGCGCGCGCCAATCTGGCGCTCCTCCGCCCCGATCTGACCCCCGCCGATCGCGAATCCCTTCTGACGCACCGCTGGGAAAATATGGGGCGCACCCTGGCGGAACTCGCCAATATCGACCGGCTGGTCGACGGGGCGCATATCCAGGTCGAAAACGCGGCGGACTATCAGGCCGTGCTGGACGCGCCGCGTCCGCTGATCGGTCTGTCGGTCCATCTGGGCAACTGGGACCTGCTGGGCGCGCATGGCAAGGCATCGACCGACCGGCCCGGCCTTGGCGTCTATGCGCCCCCGGCCGATGAAAAGACCGCTGCTCAACTCGGCAAGGCGCGGCAAAGCTATATGGATGAAGTCGTAACCGGCGATGGTGCGGCACGCCGCATATTGAGGCATCTGACCCGCCATCCCCGCGCCAGCCTGTTCATCCTGCTGGACGAACGGCGCAACCGGCAGGTCTGGTTTCCGACGTTCGGCCGGCCGGTGGAGCCGTCCGGCAATCTGTCGATCGCGCTGCGGCTCGCGCGCAAGACCGACGCGCGTTTCCTGCCCTTCTATCTTCTTCGTACCAGCGGCCCCCATTTCAGGCTCCACTGGCATCCGCCGCTCGATCCCGCGATGATGAGCGACGCAGAGATCGTCGCCGCGCTCGATCGGTTTCTGGGAGACGCCTGCATCACCCATGCCGACCAGTGGCTCGCATTGCATGACATGGACCTGACCGCAGACGGCCACCATGTGACTTGAACGTCCATCCCCGCTAAAGCCCGCTGCCATGTCCCGACTCGCGATCAAGATTTGCGGCCTTTCTACGCCCGAGACTGTGGGGGCAGCCGTTCGCGCGGGCGCAAGCCATCTGGGCTTCGTCCATTTTCCCAAAAGTCCGCGTCACGTCGAGCCTGAGCAGATGGCCGCGCTCGCTGCAGCCGTCCCGGCCCATGTCGAGCGGATCGCGGTTGTCGTCGATCCCGACGACGAACAACTCACCGGGCTGGCCAGGAGCGGCGTGCTGACTGCGTTCCAGCTTCACGGCAAGGAAAGCGCTGAACGGGCGGCGGCCATCCGCCAGCGTTTCGGCCTGCCGGTATGGAAGGCAATCTCGGTCAAGACGCGTGCCGACATCGATGGCGCCAGCCGCTATTCGGGCGCTGTCGACCGGCTGCTGTTTGACGCCAAGACGCCCGACGGCGCGGCTCTCCCTGGCGGCATGGGTCTGCGCTTTGACTGGACATTGTTGTGCGGCCTTTCCATCCCGTCGCCTTGGGGGCTGTCGGGCGGCCTGTCGATCGCCAACGTGTGCGAGGCGATCCGTGTCACCGGCGCGCCTCTGATCGACGTTTCGTCTGGTGTCGAAGACGGGCCGGGCATCAAGAGTGTGGACAAGATCACGGCCTTCTGCAAAGCGGTGTCCGCATGTTGACGCTGAATGCCCTTGCCCTGCGCATCGAAGGACGATGGCGCTGATCGCTTCCCTTGAACCGAAGCGAACACCCATATCTGTCCCGGAAAGACTGACATCATGACCGATATTGCTACCTTGCCCAACAGCCTGCGATCCCAGCCCGACAAGAGCGGCCATTTCGGCGCATTCGGCGGCCGCTATGTCGCCGAAACGCTGATGCCGCTGATCCTGGAGCTGGAGAAGGTCTACAAGGCCGCCAAGGCTGATCCCGAATTCGACGCCGAATATGCCGAACTGCTCCGTTCCTACGTCGGTCGCCCCAACCCGCTTTACTATGCCCAGCGGCTGACCGAAGCGCTGCGCGCCAGAGCGGAGCCGGGCAAGGGCGCAAAAATCTATCTGAAGCGCGAGGAACTGAACCATACCGGCGCGCACAAGATCAACAATTGCATCGGCCAGGCGCTGCTCGCCCGGCGCATGGGCAAAAAGAAGGTCATCGCCGAAACCGGCGCGGGCCAGCATGGCGTGGCCACCGCGACCGTCGCTGCCCTGTTCGGCATGGAATGCAAGATCTTCATGGGCGCGAAGGATGTGGAGCGGCAGAAGCCCAATGTCTTCCGCATGAAGCTGCTGGGCGCGGAAGTGATCCCGGTCACATCGGGATCCGCTACGCTCAAGGATTCGATGAACGACGCGCTGCGCTACTGGGTGTCGAATGTGCATGACACATTCTACATCATCGGTACGGCAGCGGGGCCGCACCCCTATCCCGAACTCGTCCGCGATTTCCAGTCGATCATCGGCAAGGAAACCCGCGCGCAGATGCTGGAGGCCGAAGGCCGCCTGCCCGACATGCTGATCGCACCGGTTGGCGGCGGCTCCAACGCCATCGGCCTGTTCCATCCATTCCTGGATGATCCCGAGGTCGCGATGATCGGTGTGGAAGCGGCGGGCGAAGGGCTGGACAAAAAGCACGCCGCGAGCCTTGCCGGCGGCGCGTCGGGCATCCTCCACGGCAACCGCACCTATCTGTTGCAGGACGAGGACGGCCAGATCACTGAGGCCCACAGCATTTCCGCCGGCCTCGACTATCCCGGCATCGGCCCGGAACATAGCTGGCTGCACGAGATCGGCCGGGTGCAATATATGCCGATCAGGGACGACGAGGCGCTGGAGAGCTTCCAGACGCTCAGCAAGCTGGAAGGCATCATCCCCGCGCTCGAATCCGCCCATGCCGTGGCGGCGGCCGAACAGATCGCGCCGACGCTGGACGCAGACAAGATCATCGTCATCAACCTGTCGGGCCGGGGGGACAAGGACATCTTCACCGTCGCCGACGCGCTGGGAGTGGAGATGTGAGCATGGATCGTCTGGCCTCCCGCTTCGCCGCCTGCAAGGCGCAGGGCCGCGCCGCGCTCATCACCTTCGTGACAGCCGGCGATCCCGACGTTGCCGCCACCCCAGCCATCCTCGACGCGCTGGTTGCGGGCGGGGCGGACATCATCGAACTGGGGATGCCCTTCACCGATCCGATGGCCGATGGCCCGGCGATCGAACTGGCGAACCTGCGTAGCCTTGGTTCCGGCACGAAGACTAAGCATGTCTTCGCACTTGCCGCTGATTTCCGGGCGCGTCATCCCGATACGCCCCTGATCCTGATGGGCTATGCCAATCCGATGCTGGTGCGGGGGCCCGACTGGTTCGCCGATCAGTGCAAGGCTGCGGGCGTCGACGGCGTCATCTGCGTCGATATCCCGCCGGAGGAAGATGCCGAGGTCGGCCCCGCCCTGCGCGGCGTCGGCGTCCACCTTGTTCGACTGGCGACGCCGACCACCGATGCAGCTCGCCTGCCCGCCGTGCTTGATGGCGCCAGCGGCTTCCTCTACCATGTCGCCGTCGCCGGTATCACTGGCAAGCAGCAAGCGGCACAGGCCAATATCGAAATCGCTGTGGAAAAGCTGAAGGCGGCCACCGACCTGCCGATTGCGGTCGGTTTCGGCGTCCGCTCGCCCGAGCAGACCGCCGCGATCGGTCGCATCGCCGACGGCGTGGTGGTCGGATCGGCGATTGTGGACATCGTGGGATCACATGGCGATGCCGCAGCTCCCTTCGTCCAGAATTTCGTCGCTGCCCTCAGCAGCGCCCTCACCGCAAACACCCAAGAGACCGCCGCATGAGCTGGATCAACCGCGTCCGCAACGCCCTCCCCTTCACGAAGAAGGAAACCACAGCCGAGACGCTGTGGCACAAATGCCCCTCCTGCATGGAGATGATCTTCATCAAGGAGTGGGAGGAGAATCTCTCGGTCTGCCCGCGCTGCGACCATCATGGCCGTATCGGGCCCAATGAGCGGTTCGAGCAGATCCTCGACGCCGGCTTCATCCTGCTGCCGACACCGCATGTACCCGAAGACCCGCTCAAATTCCGCGACAGCAAGCGCTATCCCGATCGCATCAGGGCTGCCCGCAGCGCCACAGGCGACCAGGATGCGCTGATCAATGCGCGCGGCGCGATCGACGACGTGCCCCTCGTGATGGGCGTGCAGAATTTCGCCTTCATGGGCGGTTCCATGGGC
This window encodes:
- a CDS encoding tetratricopeptide repeat protein translates to MRVSTVISCGLSVAAAVMLAGTPALAKKKLVVAGPPITMSDAFRANVQSAEAALKARDVTTAATHINALMPTTDFEAYAAAGLRYQLAVQRRDVQAQRIALTDLFKTTAVPRTDAPRLRYIAGYLSYVVGNYDDALAQLDYAKTLGYDGVDATMLRADIAMRRNKPKDARPYLQAAIVQKRASGEPVPLPWIDRSIAMAYQAGDWAEVSQLYRERLARSSSPEDWRSALTNYLSVGSLESQAQLDLYRLQAANGAMASERDYQNYAQLAEKAGYYAEAKAIIESGRKAGKLTPTQAVTSQLLKSVTPKATKEIAGLPALAKKAASASTGKDALALGDSYVSLGQFPQAVEQYRLALTKGGVDAGRVNARLGMALARSGDLASAQTALSQAGNGDWGNVAGFWSVWIDQQSKKAA
- the trpB gene encoding tryptophan synthase subunit beta; this encodes MTDIATLPNSLRSQPDKSGHFGAFGGRYVAETLMPLILELEKVYKAAKADPEFDAEYAELLRSYVGRPNPLYYAQRLTEALRARAEPGKGAKIYLKREELNHTGAHKINNCIGQALLARRMGKKKVIAETGAGQHGVATATVAALFGMECKIFMGAKDVERQKPNVFRMKLLGAEVIPVTSGSATLKDSMNDALRYWVSNVHDTFYIIGTAAGPHPYPELVRDFQSIIGKETRAQMLEAEGRLPDMLIAPVGGGSNAIGLFHPFLDDPEVAMIGVEAAGEGLDKKHAASLAGGASGILHGNRTYLLQDEDGQITEAHSISAGLDYPGIGPEHSWLHEIGRVQYMPIRDDEALESFQTLSKLEGIIPALESAHAVAAAEQIAPTLDADKIIVINLSGRGDKDIFTVADALGVEM
- a CDS encoding lauroyl acyltransferase translates to MLSNPFLFMLLRRLPATPASWLGGWLSSRIARPRMKLRDARARANLALLRPDLTPADRESLLTHRWENMGRTLAELANIDRLVDGAHIQVENAADYQAVLDAPRPLIGLSVHLGNWDLLGAHGKASTDRPGLGVYAPPADEKTAAQLGKARQSYMDEVVTGDGAARRILRHLTRHPRASLFILLDERRNRQVWFPTFGRPVEPSGNLSIALRLARKTDARFLPFYLLRTSGPHFRLHWHPPLDPAMMSDAEIVAALDRFLGDACITHADQWLALHDMDLTADGHHVT
- a CDS encoding glycosyltransferase, which codes for MLWIWALLQALTLMGVALYLRHVPTDRKIEAPDGAVAILSVRDDWDGGPVLIARLKAQSAAFRLLIATSGACPAADALAAREGGWVQIVAAGIAQDEGQKVHKLRAALRALRPEDRWLLFIDADIDPPTRLVGRLLFPLVRDKADIVTGYRLLLPERNMVAALVGAVEMQLATLPRSANATMPWGGAMAISRAVADRLDLDSALAGRLSDDMAVGLAGWRAKLRLRPVRDLLVASPLQASGALAFGVRQYRHVITNSAGMWRLATALVAVQSAFWLWALLYGGWPAVMIGYGAAAGRALVRARIIADILEPEQVQAARRSLWWDILAPFAVCWTHLGMQLAAACSDRIRWGGFDYWVKQGAVVRIEKLR
- a CDS encoding HAMP domain-containing sensor histidine kinase: MRFNDLMLTVLAADDPSGPNAVTLWRQCVDLLAQQDRADRAPMAPEEKSALLDRLSGLRPKLSEAQRIATVVELGRRLRSTALVSFFGSDRPSIAAAAMARAELPDDAWASLLPELTPTARGVLRGRRDMGPATRQGLEAFGPTDLVLTTARQDMVGDPALLLTGEMAAVEADGAPEMRSATVTPLRPPARGEDQIRNLVDRIAQFTSTRRPTPEPAPAPEETRPAARAFAFETDAAGVILWIDQGPRAALIGLSLGEAVMEGGSGPDGHVAGAFARRSAFRNGRFSIVGGAMDGEWRLSATPFFDPRSGRFQGYRGQARRPYLHEVATPPESPPITGLSADSLRQLVHELRTPLNAILGFAEIIEQELFGPAGDAYRDMAGKIAVDARHLLTAFDDLDLAARASRGDEPAAPCLIDSAHLVMQVAARFREQSGAALPAPLDIAIAPNLPPLLIDPVQGERMVQHLFRTLISVSPAGEAVTGACWMRPDGAQGRIVLAVDRPSSLVGLEERQLLDPGYGADGEWADGPLLGIGFSLRLIRSLASSCGGGLEIESGRLLLVLPAASAANDAADLG
- a CDS encoding phosphoribosylanthranilate isomerase, whose translation is MSRLAIKICGLSTPETVGAAVRAGASHLGFVHFPKSPRHVEPEQMAALAAAVPAHVERIAVVVDPDDEQLTGLARSGVLTAFQLHGKESAERAAAIRQRFGLPVWKAISVKTRADIDGASRYSGAVDRLLFDAKTPDGAALPGGMGLRFDWTLLCGLSIPSPWGLSGGLSIANVCEAIRVTGAPLIDVSSGVEDGPGIKSVDKITAFCKAVSAC
- a CDS encoding Lrp/AsnC family transcriptional regulator; its protein translation is MAGPNIDDIDLQILGELQQDGRMTNVELARKVGLTAPPCLRRVRALEEAGAITSYHAVVDPAMLGYTITVFAMVSLKSQAEADLKAFQDHVAGLPEVRECHMLNGEIDFILKVVAKDLQSFQQFLTSKLTPAPNVVSVKTSLTIRTSKNLPGVPLPV
- the trpA gene encoding tryptophan synthase subunit alpha, which codes for MDRLASRFAACKAQGRAALITFVTAGDPDVAATPAILDALVAGGADIIELGMPFTDPMADGPAIELANLRSLGSGTKTKHVFALAADFRARHPDTPLILMGYANPMLVRGPDWFADQCKAAGVDGVICVDIPPEEDAEVGPALRGVGVHLVRLATPTTDAARLPAVLDGASGFLYHVAVAGITGKQQAAQANIEIAVEKLKAATDLPIAVGFGVRSPEQTAAIGRIADGVVVGSAIVDIVGSHGDAAAPFVQNFVAALSSALTANTQETAA
- a CDS encoding polysaccharide deacetylase family protein, with translation MTASVHDGNLLAQPLVEDMIHLDPAFGTRFMLFIDTEEEFDWNAPFSRADHAVSALDGMARGQAFFAAAGVKPVYVTDYPVVESDAAAAMMGEWASDGAADIGAHLHPWVNPPHVEDVNAANSYVGFLPEAVERAKLEALCRRLEERFGVRPTAYRAGRYGVGPNSARLLEEAGFRLDSSVRSRFDYSAQHGPDFRGLPQNPYWAGPARTLVELPLSTAFVGMMRGGGERFYRAAQSMGPIAGALSRARMLSRVPLTPEGVPVHDAIAAIDALIEERARVLNFSFHSPTLEPGHTPYVRTEADRSAFFAWWDAILTHLARRGVRAASLGELLAAIPARRKACQAA